A region from the Nesterenkonia lacusekhoensis genome encodes:
- the hpf gene encoding ribosome hibernation-promoting factor, HPF/YfiA family yields the protein MSMQVSYTGRNVTIPAAFKEHVEDKVDKIDQLADKGHRLEVKVTGENSHRRADTALTVELTVIGRGKVIRSEAQAEEKFAAFEAAMNKLTERLRRARDKKKSQAHSSRNGTSDVAHAMAGLEPVATDRPLYEQVLDAAQAHDEPPAGWEGEDEDVVPIRIRRKVFPAEPMSVDAAVDAMELVGHDFYLYLDSETGLPSAVYRRRGWTYGVISLDGEKEASAPVTEERDYRSENGVSAGSLHAA from the coding sequence ATGTCAATGCAGGTCAGCTACACCGGCCGGAACGTCACGATCCCTGCGGCTTTCAAAGAGCACGTCGAGGACAAGGTCGACAAGATCGATCAGCTCGCCGACAAGGGGCACCGGCTCGAGGTGAAGGTCACCGGAGAGAACTCCCACCGCCGCGCAGACACAGCGCTCACTGTTGAGCTCACTGTGATCGGGCGGGGCAAGGTCATCCGCTCCGAGGCACAGGCGGAGGAGAAGTTCGCCGCCTTCGAGGCGGCGATGAACAAGCTGACCGAACGGTTGCGCCGAGCGCGTGACAAGAAGAAGTCGCAGGCACATTCCTCGCGGAACGGAACCTCGGACGTCGCCCACGCCATGGCCGGGCTGGAACCGGTGGCCACGGATCGTCCTCTCTATGAGCAGGTGCTCGACGCCGCCCAAGCCCATGACGAGCCGCCGGCCGGATGGGAGGGCGAGGACGAGGACGTCGTCCCGATCCGTATCCGCCGGAAGGTCTTCCCCGCCGAACCGATGAGCGTCGACGCCGCCGTGGACGCCATGGAGCTGGTCGGTCACGACTTCTATCTCTATCTCGACTCGGAGACCGGGCTGCCCTCCGCGGTGTACCGCCGTCGCGGCTGGACCTACGGCGTCATCTCTCTGGACGGGGAGAAGGAGGCCTCCGCCCCGGTGACCGAGGAACGTGACTACCGCTCGGAGAACGGAGTCTCGGCGGGCTCGCTGCACGCCGCCTGA
- a CDS encoding ComF family protein, whose translation MVRGSSWRDHLDRAWFSRPGVRTREAVAAAAGLLTPSWCVGCGAEETDLCEECAYDVRLLTRDPYRAEAAAPALPVVGQTEDQLRVLPVIAAGTYGTLLSRVMLGFKDHERIPLDRVLAPALGRAVEAALSQLCTEAPLILVPATSLKARMRRSHDPVPHLVRRMEGRSALRGAQLAEGMLAQPPRAAAVGMLPGGGRQKGQKGRSLADRRRRLTGAFRVTDRGREELPGREVLLVDDVLTTGATIHALYELLTEAGAEVRGAAVMAAAEVPRGGDASQGSGLE comes from the coding sequence ATGGTGCGTGGTTCGTCGTGGCGCGACCATCTGGACCGTGCCTGGTTCTCTCGGCCCGGTGTGCGGACCCGTGAGGCAGTCGCTGCGGCCGCGGGGCTGCTCACCCCATCGTGGTGTGTGGGCTGCGGAGCCGAGGAGACGGATCTCTGCGAGGAATGTGCCTATGACGTCCGGCTGCTGACCCGCGACCCCTACCGGGCCGAGGCTGCGGCCCCGGCCCTGCCCGTGGTGGGGCAGACGGAGGATCAGCTGCGGGTCCTGCCGGTCATCGCCGCCGGGACCTACGGAACGCTGCTCTCCCGTGTGATGCTCGGGTTCAAAGACCACGAGCGGATTCCTCTGGACCGCGTGCTGGCGCCTGCCCTGGGCCGGGCCGTGGAGGCGGCGCTGAGCCAGCTGTGCACAGAGGCGCCGCTGATCCTGGTCCCGGCCACTTCGCTGAAGGCTCGTATGCGCCGCAGCCATGACCCGGTGCCTCACCTGGTGCGCCGGATGGAGGGACGATCTGCGCTGCGGGGAGCGCAGCTGGCCGAAGGGATGCTGGCGCAGCCTCCGCGTGCGGCCGCCGTCGGGATGCTGCCCGGAGGAGGTCGGCAGAAGGGCCAGAAGGGGCGCAGTCTGGCGGATCGGCGTCGGCGGCTCACCGGGGCCTTCCGCGTGACCGACCGGGGGCGGGAGGAGCTGCCTGGACGAGAGGTCCTGCTGGTCGATGACGTCCTGACCACCGGGGCGACGATCCATGCCCTCTACGAGCTGCTCACCGAGGCCGGAGCCGAGGTGCGCGGGGCTGCGGTGATGGCGGCGGCAGAAGTTCCTCGAGGTGGTGACGCTTCGCAAGGTTCTGGCTTAGAGTGA